The Desulfovibrio piger DNA segment ACGTTTTTTGAAGATGGGGAGGTTTTTCAGCCTCCCCATTCCTTTTTTTGTACCATACGCCCGACAAGGGCGCCTGAAGGAGTATAAGCATGGATGTCCGCGTGGAAGGACAGGTGGTGGACGCCCCCGAACAGGGTGATGTGGCCGCTGTTCTGCAGAAAGCGCTGAGCGGCAAAAAATTCAAATCCGTGGTGGCTGCGCGTGTGACCGCAGAGGGCACGGAGACTTTGTGCGATCTTTCCGCCACCGTTCCCGCCCAGTGTACCGACATCACTCCCGTGTACGCCGATTCTCCCGAGGGCCTGAGCATGATCCGCCATTCCACGGCCCATGTCATGGCCGCCGCGGTGAAAAAGCTTTATCCCTCGGCCAAGGTGACCATCGGTCCCGCTGTGGAAAACGGCTTCTACTACGACTTCGACGTGGAAAAGCCCTTCTCCAGCGAAGACTTCCCGGCCATCGAAGCCGAGATGCAGCGCATCGTCAACGAACGCCTGCCCTTCGTGCGCACCACCATGAGCAAGGCCGACGCCATCGAGAAGTTCAGCAAGATGGGCGAGAACTTCAAGGTGGAGATCATCGAAGGCATCGAGGGCGACACGGTCTCCCTGTACACCTGCGGCGATTTCACCGACCTGTGCCGCGGCCCCCACGTGCCGCACACCGGCTTCTCCAAGGCCAGCAAGATCCTTTCCGCTGCCGGCGCCTACTGGCGCGGCGACGAAAAGAATCCCATGCTCTCCCGCCTGTACGGCACCGCTTTTGCCGACGAGAAGGCCCTCAACGCCTACCTGAAGCAGCTGGAAGAAGCCAAGCGCCGCGACCACCGCAAGCTGGGCCGTGAACTGGGCTTCTTCACCTTCCATGAAGACGTGGCCCCCGGCATGGTCTTCTGGCTGCCCAAGGGCATGCTGATGCGCACCATCCTGGAAGACTTCTGGCGTCGCGAGCACATCAAGCGCAACTACGACCTGGTGCAGGGCCCGCAGCTGCTGCGCGTGGAGACCTGGCAGCGTTCCGGTCACTACGACCACTATCGCCAGAACATGTATTTCACCCAGATCGAGGACGATCAGTACGGCATCAAGCCCATGAACTGCATCTCGCACATGCTGATCTACCGCAACGATCTGCGCAGCTACCGTGACCTGCCCCAGCGCTACTTCGAGCTGGGCGTGGTGCACCGCCACGAAAAGAGCGGCACCCTGCACGGCCTGCTGCGTGTGCGTCAGTTCACCCAGGACGATGCCCACATCCTGTGCACGCCCGAACAGCTGGAAGGCGAGATCCTCGGTGTCATCCACCTGATCCGCGACCTGATGCATCTGTTCGGCTTCGACTACAAGGTGGGCATCTCCACCCGTCCCAAGGACAGCATCGGTACCGACGAAGCCTGGGAACTGGCGACCAATGCCCTGATCGAGGCCGTGAAGAAGGCCGACATGCCCTACGAGATCAACGAGGGCGACGGCGCTTTCTACGGTCCCAAGATCGACGTGCGCCTGCTGGACTGCATCGGTCGCGAATGGCAGTGCTCCACCATCCAGGTGGACTTCACCCTGCCCGAACGTTTCGACCTGACCTATGTGGGCCAGGACGGCGAACGTCATCGTCCTGTCATGGTGCACCGGGCCATCATGGGCTCGCTGGAGCGCTTCATCGGTGTGCTCATCGAGCAGTACGCCGGTGCCATGCCCACCTGGCTGGCGCCCGAACAGGCCCGGATCCTGACGGTCACCGATGCCCACAACGAAGCCGCGCTCAAGGCCTGCGAGGAGCTGAAAGCTCTGGGGATCCGCGTGACGGCCGATACGCGCAACGAGAAGCTGGGCTTCAAGGTGCGCGAGGCGCAGCTGGCCAAGGTGCCGTATATTCTGGTGGTTGGAGAAAAGGAAGCGCAGGCGGGCGGCGTCAATGTGCGTCTGCGCAATGGGGACAACCTGGGGCTCAAGTCCGTGGCGGAAGTGGCTGCCCTGATCCGTACGGACAGCGAAGAGCCTTTCAAGAATGGAGGGATGCGCTATAGCTTCTCCTAACATGAGACCCCGGCGCGACGTGCCGCAGGACGGCGTGCGTCGCAACGAGATGATCCGCGCCCGCGAAGTGCGCGTCATCGGCGCCGATGGGGAACAACTGGGTATTTTGCAGCGCAACGAGGCTATTGCCCTTGCCAAGGAAGCCGGTATGGACCTGGTGGAAGTCGCTTCCACCTCCGAACCGCCTGTCTGCCGCATCATGGACTACGGCAAGTTCAAGTACGAGCAGCAGAAAAAGAAGCAGGAAGCCAAAAAGCGCCAGAGCGTGGTGCAGATCAAGGAAATCAAGGTCCGTCCCAAGACCGACGACCATGACTACGAGACCAAGCTGCGCCACATCCGCCGCTTCCTGGAAGACGGCGACCGCTGCAAGGTGACGGTGTTCTTCCGTGGCCGCGAGATCGTCCACAAGGACCGTGGCATCAGCATCCTCGAACGCGTCGTGCAGGACCTGGCCGATGTGGCCAAGGTGGACCAGGAGCCCCGTGCCGAAGGCCGCACCCTGCAGATGCTGCTGGTGCCCAAGAAGTAGTCCTTCGCCAGAGCCTTTTTTCCTGACGTCACAGGTGGCCTGTGCCGTCAGGACTGCCTGCGCGCCCCTGCATTTTGCACTTGCGCCGCACGGCTTTTTCAGGCAATATGCCGTTCCTGCCCGTAGTGTACGGGCAGGTTATTCGCTAAGGAGTATATCATGCCCAAGATCAAAACCCGGCGTTCCGCGGCCAAGCGTTTCGAGCTCACCGGCAGCGGCAAGTTCAAGCGTCGTCGTCAGAATCTGCGCCACATCCTCACCAAGAAGGCTCCCGGCCGCAAGATGCGCCTGGGCCAGGCCGCCATCGTTGACCGCACCAACGAGAAGGCCGTGCGCCGGATGCTGCCCAACGGCTAGTCATCCCGAGCCTTGCGGAAGCTCCGTGCGCGGAGCGTCCGTTCCGGAACGCGAGAGCGTGACGGCGTGAATTCTGATCCGTCCGGATTGCGCGCCCGCATGCGGGAGGCGGCATGACCGCCGCAGCACCGCCGCGCGGCGCAGCGCCCCACAGGGGCGACGGCCAGCGCAAAGCCGTTCTTTTCAAGCAATTTGCGCCCCATCTGGGATCAATTTTTTTCCCCGGCAGGCACAATACCTCCGCCTTGGCCGGGCGAAAGGAGGGTACCCCCCATGCGTGTGAAGAGAGGTCTCGCCGCTCATCGTCGGCACAAAAAGTACCTGAGCGCGGCCAAGGGTTTCCGTGGTGGCCGCAGCCGTCTGTATCGTACCGCCCGTGAGGCTGTGGAGCGTTCGCTCCAGTATTCCTTCATCGGCCGCAAGCACCGCAAACGCGACTTCCGCACCCTGTGGATCCTGCGTATCAACGCTGGCGCGCGCCTGAACGGCCTGTCCTACAGCCGCCTCATGCACGGCCTGAACAAGGCCGGCATCGCCCTGAACCGCAAGGTTCTGGCCGACCTCGCCGTCTACCACAAGGACGACTTCGCCAAGGTGGTGGAAATGGCCAAGGCTGCCCTGTAGTCGGCACGCCACAGCTTTTTTGAGTGCGCGGCATGTCTTGGCGTGAGGTTTTTCCTCGTGCGGGATATGCCGCGCTCTTTTTTTCCGCCGGAGATTCCGGTAAGATCGGGCGCGCCCCGGATGCCGCGGCATGCGGCCCCGGCGGCATGCGCCCTGTTGTCGTGTGGCGGCGGGACATGGTGTCCCTCCGCCGCTGTTGTGTGCGGCCGTCAGGGCCGTCCCTTTGACCGTAACGCCGCCTGCGGCGGCTCCGGGAATTCGCATGGATTTGATGACTGTACTGGAAAGCCTGGTTACAGACCTCGAGGCAGGTCTTGACCGGGCTTCTTCGTTGGATGAACTGGAAGAACTGCGGGTGGACTTTCTGGGCCGCAAGGGCAAACTGGCCCAGGCCATGAGCTCCATGGCCAAGCTGCCCCCCGCGGAACGCCCCGCCGTGGGTCAGAAGGCCAACAGCGTCAAGGAGCGCCTCACCGCCCTGTTCGACGCCCGCAAGACCGCCCTGGAAGCGGCCCGCGAAGCCGAGGCCCTCAAGCGCTTCGACCCCTCCCTGCCCGGCCGCGCCCCCTGGCGCGGTTCGCTGCACCCCACCACCCTGGTGATGGAAGAGATCTGCGGCATCTTCAGCAAGCTGGGCTTCGACATCGCTTCCGGCCCGGAAGTGGAAAACGACTTCTACAATTTCGAGTCCCTCAACATGCCGCCGGAACATCCCGCCCGCGACATGCAGGACACCCTCTACATCACTGAGCGCGTGCTCATGCGCACCCACACCTCCCCCGTGCAGGTGCGTACCATGCTGGGCCGCAAGCCTCCCCTGGCCATCGTGGCCCCCGGCAAGGTCTACCGCCGCGACTCCGACCTGACCCACACCCCCATGTTCCATCAGGTGGAAGGCCTGGTGGTGGGCCAGAACATCAGCATGGCCCATCTGCGCGGCACCCTCACCGCCTTCGTGCGCTCCGTGTTCGGCGGTCATACCGAAGTGCGCTTCCGCCCCAGCTTCTTCCCCTTCACGGAACCCTCCGCCGAAGTGGACATCAGCTGTTGCATGTGCGGCGGCAAGGGCCACATCAACGGCGAACCCTGCCGCGTGTGCAAGACCACCGGCTGGGTGGAGATCCTGGGCTGCGGCATGGTGGACCCCGCCGTGTTCGCCTCCGTGGGCTATCCCGCCGATGTGAGCGGCTTCGCCTTCGGCCTGGGCGTGGAACGTGTGGCCATGCTCAAGTACGGCAT contains these protein-coding regions:
- the infC gene encoding translation initiation factor IF-3, which translates into the protein MRPRRDVPQDGVRRNEMIRAREVRVIGADGEQLGILQRNEAIALAKEAGMDLVEVASTSEPPVCRIMDYGKFKYEQQKKKQEAKKRQSVVQIKEIKVRPKTDDHDYETKLRHIRRFLEDGDRCKVTVFFRGREIVHKDRGISILERVVQDLADVAKVDQEPRAEGRTLQMLLVPKK
- the rplT gene encoding 50S ribosomal protein L20, whose amino-acid sequence is MRVKRGLAAHRRHKKYLSAAKGFRGGRSRLYRTAREAVERSLQYSFIGRKHRKRDFRTLWILRINAGARLNGLSYSRLMHGLNKAGIALNRKVLADLAVYHKDDFAKVVEMAKAAL
- the pheS gene encoding phenylalanine--tRNA ligase subunit alpha, which translates into the protein MDLMTVLESLVTDLEAGLDRASSLDELEELRVDFLGRKGKLAQAMSSMAKLPPAERPAVGQKANSVKERLTALFDARKTALEAAREAEALKRFDPSLPGRAPWRGSLHPTTLVMEEICGIFSKLGFDIASGPEVENDFYNFESLNMPPEHPARDMQDTLYITERVLMRTHTSPVQVRTMLGRKPPLAIVAPGKVYRRDSDLTHTPMFHQVEGLVVGQNISMAHLRGTLTAFVRSVFGGHTEVRFRPSFFPFTEPSAEVDISCCMCGGKGHINGEPCRVCKTTGWVEILGCGMVDPAVFASVGYPADVSGFAFGLGVERVAMLKYGIGDLRMFFENDVRFLGQFGLHA
- the rpmI gene encoding 50S ribosomal protein L35 encodes the protein MPKIKTRRSAAKRFELTGSGKFKRRRQNLRHILTKKAPGRKMRLGQAAIVDRTNEKAVRRMLPNG
- the thrS gene encoding threonine--tRNA ligase, whose protein sequence is MDVRVEGQVVDAPEQGDVAAVLQKALSGKKFKSVVAARVTAEGTETLCDLSATVPAQCTDITPVYADSPEGLSMIRHSTAHVMAAAVKKLYPSAKVTIGPAVENGFYYDFDVEKPFSSEDFPAIEAEMQRIVNERLPFVRTTMSKADAIEKFSKMGENFKVEIIEGIEGDTVSLYTCGDFTDLCRGPHVPHTGFSKASKILSAAGAYWRGDEKNPMLSRLYGTAFADEKALNAYLKQLEEAKRRDHRKLGRELGFFTFHEDVAPGMVFWLPKGMLMRTILEDFWRREHIKRNYDLVQGPQLLRVETWQRSGHYDHYRQNMYFTQIEDDQYGIKPMNCISHMLIYRNDLRSYRDLPQRYFELGVVHRHEKSGTLHGLLRVRQFTQDDAHILCTPEQLEGEILGVIHLIRDLMHLFGFDYKVGISTRPKDSIGTDEAWELATNALIEAVKKADMPYEINEGDGAFYGPKIDVRLLDCIGREWQCSTIQVDFTLPERFDLTYVGQDGERHRPVMVHRAIMGSLERFIGVLIEQYAGAMPTWLAPEQARILTVTDAHNEAALKACEELKALGIRVTADTRNEKLGFKVREAQLAKVPYILVVGEKEAQAGGVNVRLRNGDNLGLKSVAEVAALIRTDSEEPFKNGGMRYSFS